The Thioflexithrix psekupsensis genomic interval TCTGGAAAGTCCAGCGACACAGGGTGATAGCCCGTAGGCAAACATAAAACGATAGAACTAAGCATACATAGAGTAAGGCGGGACACGAGAAATCCTGTCTGAACATGGGGGGCCCATCCTCCAAGGCTAAATACTCGTTATCGACCGATAGTGAACCAGTACCGTGAGGGAAAGGTGAAAAGAACCCCAGCGAGGGGAGTGAAATAGACCCTGAAACCGTGTGCGTACAAGCAGTGGGAGCATTTGAAGAAATGTGACTGCGTACCTTTTGTATAATGGGTCAGCGACTTACTGGCAGTGGCAAGCTTAACCATCAGGTAGGCCTAGCGAAAGCGAGTCTGAATAGGGCGTTAAGTCGCTGTCAGTAGACCCGAAACCGGGCGATCTAGCCATGAGCAGGATGAAAGTCGGGTAACACCAACTGGAGGTCCGAACCCACGTCTGTTGAAAAAGACGGGGATGACTTGTGGCTAGGAGTGAAAGGCTAATCAAGCTCGGAGATAGCTGGTTCTCCTCGAAAGCTATTTAGGTAGCGCCTTGCGTTTTACTCTCGGGGGTAGAGCACTGTTTGGGCTAGGGGGGCATCTCGCTTTACCAACCCCATGCAAACTTCGAATACCGAGAAGTACCATCGCAGGAGACACACGGCGGGTGCTAACGTCCGTCGTGAAAAGGGAAACAACCCAGACCGCCAGCTAAGGTCCCCAAATGAACGCTCAGTGGGAAACGATGTGGAAAGTCACAGACAGCCAGGAGGTTGGCTTAGAAGCAGCCACCCTTTAAAGAAAGCGTAATAGCTCACTGGTCGAGTCGGTCTGCGCGAAAGATATAACGGGGCTCAAGCGTTCTACCGAAGCTGCGGATGCCGTAAGGCATGGTAGGGGAGCGTTCTGTAAGCCTGTGAAGGTCTGCTGTGAGGCAGACTGGAGGTATCAGAAGTGCGAATGCTGACATAAGTAGCGATCATGCGGGTGAAAAACCCGCACGCCGAAAGTCCAAGGTTTCCTGCGCCACGTTAATCGACGCAGGGTGAGTCGGTCCCTAAGGCGAGGCAGATATGCGTAGCCGATGGAAAACGGGTTAATATTCCCGTACTTTGCTGCACTGCGATGAGGGGACGAAGAAGGCTAAGTCAGCACGCGATTGGTTGTGCGTGTTTAAGGTGGTAGGCAGAATCGGTAGGCAAATCCGCTGGTTTAATGCCGAGAACTGACGACGAGTCTCGTTTCAGAGACGAAGTGACTGATGCCCTGCTTCCAAGAAAAGCCTCTAAGCTTCAGGTGTAGTAGAACCGTACCCCAAACCGACACAGGTGGACAGGGTGAGAATCCCAAGGTGTTTGAGAGAACTCGGGTGAAGGAACTAGGCAAAATAGCACCGTAACTTCGGGAGAAGGTGTACCTTCTGGATGAACCCTGCACAGGGGAAGTCTAAGAAGGTCGCAGTGACCAGGTGGCTGCGACTGTTTATTAAAAACACAGCACTCTGCTAACACGAAAGTGGACGTATAGGGTGTGACGCCTGCCCGGTGCTGGAAGGTTAATTGATGGGGTTAGCGAAAGCGAAGCTCTTGATCGAAGCCCCAGTAAACGGCGGCCGTAACTATAACGGTCCTAAGGTAGCGAAATTCCTTGTCGGGTAAGTTCCGACCTGCACGAATGGCGTAACGATGGCCACACTGTCTCCACCCGAGACTCAGCGAAATTGAATTTGCGGTGAAGATGCCGTATACCCGCGACTAGACGGAAAGACCCCATGAACCTTTACTATAGCTTTACACTGGACTTTGAACCGACTTGTGTAGGATAGGTGGGAGGCTGTGAAACACTCACGCCAGTGCGTGCAGAGCCAACCTTGAAATACCACCCTGGTCTGTTCGGGGTTCTAACTTGATACTGTTACCCAGTATAAGGACCGTGTATGGTGGGTAGTTTGACTGGGGCGGTCTCCTCCCAAAGAGTAACGGAGGAGTGCGAAGGTACCCTCAGCGCGGTCGGAAATCGCGCATTGAGTGCAAAGGCATAAGGGTGCTTGACTGTGAGACTGACAAGTCAAGCAGGTACGAAAGTAGGTCTTAGTGATCCGGTGGTACTTCATGGAAGGGCCATCGCTCAACGGATAAAAGGTACTCTGGGGATAACAGGCTGATTCCTCCCAAGAGTTCACATCGACGGGGGAGTTTGGCACCTCGATGTCGGCTCATCACATCCTGGGGCTGTAGTCGGTCCCAAGGGTATGGCTGTTCGCCATTTAAAGTGGTACGCGAGCTGGGTTTAGAACGTCGTGAGACAGTTCGGTCCCTATCTGTCGTGGGCGTAGGAAATTTGAGAGGAGTTGCTCCTAGTACGAGAGGACCGGAGTGAACGTACCGCTGGTGTACCAGTTGTCATGCCAATGGCACTGCTGGGTAGCTATGTACGGACGGGATAACCGCTGAAAGCATCTAAGCGGGAAGCCTCCCTCAAGATGAGATTTCCCAGACGAAAGTCTCTAAAGGTTCGTTGAAGACGACGACGTAGATAGGCAGGGTGTGGACATGCAGTAATGTATGAAGCTAACCTGTACTAATTGACCGTGCGGCTTGACCATATAACACCCAAGGGTTTGTAGGGTGAGTTTCGCCTAAGTAGTAGGATTGATTTGATAAACCGATTTGCCGTTGCTCAACGAAAACGAAAATAAAAATAAAAAAGCAAGTCGTGTAAAAACCAGTTTTCTTGGCAGTCATAGCCTGTGTGAACCACCCGACCCCATCCCGAACTCGGAAGTGAAACCACAACGCGCCGATGATAGTGTGAGGCCTCCTCATGCGAAAGTAGGTTACCGCCAAGAATTTAAATATATAAGCCCTAGCTAATTAGCTAGGGCTTTTTCTTTGTCTATTATTTTCTTTTATTGTTTTGTATCATTTAAGGCTGTAAAAACTATTTTTTATGACTATTTATATACAGCTTACAAGGCGGAAACCATGACGATCCTAGAACATATTGAAGCACAAGTTCAGCAGCTCAGTCCTTCAGATTTCGCTAAATTTAGGGAGTGGTTTCAAGAGTATGCTTGGCAGCAGTGGGATCGGCAAATTGAACAAGATTCAAAGTCAGGCAAACTTCAAGCCTTAGCTGAAAAAGCATTAGCGGATCACGCGGCTGGTCGGACAAAACCACTTTGACTCATCATACTAACCCTGATTTTTGGTATTGCTATCGACAGTTACCAGAAGAAATCCAGAGACGGGCAGATAAGTCCTACGCATTATTGCGTCAAAATCCACACCATCCTTCACTTCATTTCAAAAAAGTTGGGGCATTTTGGTCTGTACGAGTCACATTAGATTATCATGCCTTAGCTGTTGAGGTGCATGATGGTTATGTGTGGTTTTGGATTGGAACACATGAAGATTACAACAAAATCCTGAATTAACGCATTAAATTGATATTTTTCATGTGAATTTAATGGTTTCATACGCTGTTAAAGTCCGCTCAGGCACTGGTATACCAATTTTTTCAGAGTCGTATAATAATACTTTTTAAATAGGAGAGAATAATGAACAAGAGATATGAAGATTTAGAAGAGTTAATGTCAACAGGTGAAGCGAGAGAAGTGAAGCGAGCGATGGCAGTAAGAATGTCTTTGCTTGGTTTTGTGCGTGCGGAAGCGGCTTTAGCGTGTTGTGTCAGTGTGCAATTTGTGGATAAATGGAAAGCCATTTATTTAGCGTCAGGGGTGGAAGGATTAAAGTTAGCGTATAAAGGCTCGCCAGGGTATTTAAAGCCGCGTGAACGAGAAGATGTGATTAATTGGATACAAGAAAAGAAGACAATAACAATAGAGGAACTAAAGAGATACTTAAAAGAGGAGTATGATGTTTTCTATTCTTCAAATACTTCTTATACTAAATTATTAGAAGAAGCGAATTTAAGTTATAAGAAGACACACAAAGAGAATTCGGCAAAAGATGAGGTAAAAGTAGAAGCTAAAAAAAAAGAGATTAAGGATTTAATAGATAAGGAGCGTGAACAGATAGAAAGTGGAGAGGTAATGTACTGGATGCAAGACGAAAGCCATCAGTTGTGGGGAGATATTTGTGGTTATGTTTGGTCGAAAAAAGGAGAAAGAACGTCAATAAAGATGAGTAATTATCGCACTTCTCAAACGTGGTATGGAGCGGTGAATATTTATACGGGAGAATTTATTTTAGATAGGGCAAAGAAAGCTGATACAAAATATACGATAGACTTTATTAACTGGCTCATTTACAGATATAAAGAAGCCCGTCATGTGATTATTTGGGATGGTGCAAGTTATCATCGTTCTGAAGGTTTAAGAACTTATTTAGAGAAATTAAATGGGGGACTTCCAGAATCAGAATGGAAAGTTCGTTTATTAAGATTTGCGCCCAATGCCCCAGAGCAAAATCCAGTCGAGGATATTTGGCTTCAAGGTAAGAATTGGGTCAGAAAGAATTTTCATCGTCTATCAAGCTTTAAAGAAGTCACTAGTATGTTTGAGACCTTTTTGTCAGGTAAAGTGTTTAAGTTTAATAAAATTAAACAGTATCTTATACCTAATATCTAGCTAGATATTAGAACTTAATTTGTTTTTATATCTCAC includes:
- a CDS encoding IS630 family transposase — its product is MNKRYEDLEELMSTGEAREVKRAMAVRMSLLGFVRAEAALACCVSVQFVDKWKAIYLASGVEGLKLAYKGSPGYLKPREREDVINWIQEKKTITIEELKRYLKEEYDVFYSSNTSYTKLLEEANLSYKKTHKENSAKDEVKVEAKKKEIKDLIDKEREQIESGEVMYWMQDESHQLWGDICGYVWSKKGERTSIKMSNYRTSQTWYGAVNIYTGEFILDRAKKADTKYTIDFINWLIYRYKEARHVIIWDGASYHRSEGLRTYLEKLNGGLPESEWKVRLLRFAPNAPEQNPVEDIWLQGKNWVRKNFHRLSSFKEVTSMFETFLSGKVFKFNKIKQYLIPNI